GGCGGCTCAGGGGAGGAGTGTGAGCGTGCTGGTCGACGCTCGACGAAGAGAAGGATTGAGGGACTACCGCCTGAAAGGCGGTAGATTCTTTGCCGACTGAAAGTCGGCCTGCGGCTCAAGCCGCCTGAAGTGCTCCCGGCTCAGAGCCGGCTCAAGGCTCCGGGGGCGCGGTGATTTTGAACCCTTCCTCGTCGCTGTCCCAGCGTTGATTCTCGATATATTCCATCACCGTTTGTTCATCGACCGCGCCCACTGTCGCGCAGAAATACCCCCGCGCCCACAGGTGTTGCCCCCAATACCGCTTCCGCAGATGCGGAAACTCGTGCTGCAGCATCCGCGACGACCGCCCTTTGATGAATTGCACCAGCTTCGACGGGGCCAACTGCGGCGGCGCCGCCACCAACATATGCACGTGATCCGGCGATACCGCCCCGCGGATGATCGTCACTTCC
The window above is part of the Luteitalea sp. genome. Proteins encoded here:
- the tnpA gene encoding IS200/IS605 family transposase gives rise to the protein MVEYRHSAHAVTDLKYHLVWITKYRYKVLRGEVAERARDLIRQVCAAREVTIIRGAVSPDHVHMLVAAPPQLAPSKLVQFIKGRSSRMLQHEFPHLRKRYWGQHLWARGYFCATVGAVDEQTVMEYIENQRWDSDEEGFKITAPPEP